Proteins encoded within one genomic window of Macaca fascicularis isolate 582-1 chromosome 16, T2T-MFA8v1.1:
- the CTC1 gene encoding CST complex subunit CTC1 isoform X11: protein MILLPWPPKVLGLQVLLGVLVASSHKGCLQLRDQSGSLPCLLLAKHSQPLSDPRLIGCLVRAERFQLIIERDVRSSFPSWKELSVPGFIQKQQARVYVQFFLADALILPVPRPSLHSATPSIPQTDPTSPEGPHLGQSRLFLLCHKEALMKRNFCVSPGASPEVPKPTLSFCVLGSWLGGTQRKEGTGWGLPEPQGNDDKDQKVHLIFFGASVRWFEFLHPGQVYRLVAPGPPTPMLFEKDGSSCISRRPLELAACASCLTVQDNWTLELESSQDIQDVLDANKALPESSLTDLLSDNLTDSLVSFSAEILSRTLCEPLVASLWMKLGNTGAMRRCVKLTVALETAGCEFPPHLDVYIEDPHLPPSLGLLPGARVHFSQLEKRVSRSHNVYCCFRSSTYVQVLSFPPETTISVPLPYIYLAQLLQRGQSPFQATTSCHIVSVFSLQLFWVCAYCTSICPQGKCSRLGPTCPTQTSVSQATIRLLVEDGTAEAVVTCRNHHVAAALGLCPREWASLLEFVRVPGRVGLQFAGPGAQLESSARVDEPMTMFLWTLCTSPSVLRPIVLSFELERKPSKIVPLEPPRLQRFQCGELPFLTHVNPRLRLSCLSIRESEHSSSLGALASSC from the exons atgatccttctgccttggcctcccaaagtgctaggattacag GTTTTACTTGGGGTTCTGGTAGCTTCATCTCATAAAGGTTGTCTGCAACTTCGGGACCAAAGTGGCTCCCTgccctgcctgctcctggccAAGCACTCTCAACCCCTCAGTGACCCACGGCTGATAG GCTGCCTGGTGAGGGCAGAGAGGTTTCAGTTGATCATAGAGAGGGACGTGAGAAGCAGCTTCCCTTCCTGGAAGGAGCTGAGCGTGCCAGGCTTCATCCAGAAGCAGCAGGCCAG AGTCTATGTCCAGTTCTTTCTGGCTGATGCCCTGATCCTGCCTGTGCCCCGGCCCTCCCTTCATTCAGCAACACCCTCAATACCTCAGACAGATCCCACCAGCCCGGAGGGACCCCACCTAGGACAGAGCCGACTCTTCTTGCTCTGCCACAAGGAGGCCCTCATGAAGCGGAATTTTTGTGTCTCTCCAGGAGCAAGTCCAGAGGTGCCCAAGCCCACCCTCAGTTTCTGTGTGTTGGGGAGCTGGCTTGGGGGCACCCAGAGGAAGGAGGGGACTGGATGGGGGCTGCCCGAGCCCCAGGGAAATGACGACAAGGATCAGAAG GTTCACCTCATTTTCTTTGGCGCTTCAGTCCGCTGGTTTGAGTTCTTGCACCCGGGGCAAGTGTACCGACTCGTAGCTCCTGGACCCCCT ACACCAATGTTGTTTGAGAAGGATGGTTCATCCTGCATATCTCGGCGTCCTCTGGAGTTGGCTGCCTGTGCATCCTGCCTCACTGTCCAGGACAACTGGACTCTGGAGCTTGAAAGCTCCCAGGATATCCAAGATGTGCTGGATGCAAACAAGGCACTGCCTGAATCCTCACTGACCGACCTGCTCAGTGACAA TCTCACAGATTCCTTGGTGTCTTTCTCCGCTGAGATTTTGTCACGGACACTGTGTGAACCCCTTGTGGCCTCTCTCTGGATGAAGCTGG GGAACACGGGGGCCATGAGAAGGTGTGTGAAGCTAACCGTCGCTCTTGAGACTGCTGGCTGTGAATTCCCCCCTCACCTGGATGTATATATCGAAGACCCCCACTTGCCTCCCTCACTAGGGCTCCTTCCAGGAGCCCGGGTCCACTTTAGCCAGCTGGAGAAAAGGGTTTCCAG ATCTCACAATGTTTATTGTTGTTTCCGGTCATCCACTTACGTGCAGGTCCTGAGTTTTCCCCCTGAGACCACCATCAG CGTTCCCCTGCCCTACATCTACCTGGCTCAACTTCTGCAGCGTGGTCAGTCCCCATTCCAGGCCACTACCTCTTGCCATATCGTCTCCGTCTTCAGCCTTCAGCTCTTCTGGGTGTGTGCTTATTGTACCAGCATCTGCCCCCAG GGAAAGTGCAGTCGGCTGGGCCCCACATGCCCTACACAGACATCTGTAAGCCAGGCCACCATCAG GCTCCTGGTGGAGGACGGGACTGCCGAAGCCGTGGTGACCTGTAGGAATCACCATGTAGCAGCAGCACTAGGGCTGTGTCCTAGAGAGTGGGCCTCCCTCCTGGAGTTCGTGCGAGTGCCGGGCAGAGTGGGCTTGCAGTTTGCAGGGCCTGGAGCCCAACTTGAG TCCTCAGCCAGGGTTGACGAGCCTATGACCATGTTCCTCTGGACACTTTGTACTAGCCCCTCCGTCCTCCGACCTATTGTGCTTTCTTTTGAGCTGGAAAGGAAACCGTCTAAGATCGTCCCATTAG AACCTCCTCGGCTACAGCGATTCCAGTGTGGAGAGCTCCCTTTCCTGACTCACGTGAACCCCAGGCTCCGATTGTCCTGCCTTTCCATCCGAGAGTCAGAGCACTCCAGCTCTCTGGGGGCCCTTGCTTCCTCCTGTTAA
- the CTC1 gene encoding CST complex subunit CTC1 isoform X6, with product MAVGWAQVSSSEQAWLEDAQVFIQKTLCPAVKQPHVQLTPLVIDCVKTVWLSQGRNQGSTLPLSYSFVSVQDLKTHQHLPCCSHLSWSSTAYQAWAQEAGPNGNPLPREQLLLLGTLTDLPGDLEQECRNGSLYVRDNTGVLSCELIDLDLSWLGHLFLFPHWSYLPPARWNSSGEGHLELWDAPVPVFPLTVSPGPLTPIPVLYPESASRLLRLRNKLRGVQRNLAGNLVRLSALVKSKQKAYFILSLGRSPPAVTHVSVIVQVPAQLVWHRALRPGTAYVLTELRVSKIRGQRHHVWMTSQSSRLLLLKPECVQELELELEGPLLETDPKPLPMPSVSEDEKDPKGLVRYSRLLSYSGAVTGVLNEPAGVYELDGQLGLCLAYQQFRGLRRVMRPGVCLQLQDVHLLQSVGGGTRRPVLAPCLRGAVLLQSFSRQKPGTHSSRQAYGASLYEQLVWERQLGLPLYLWATKALEELACKLCPHVLRHHQFLQHSSPGSPGLGLQLLAPTLDLLAPPGSPVRNPHSEILEEPHHCPLQKYTRLQTPSSFPTLAALKEEGQRKAWASFDPKALLPLPEASHLSSCQLNRRLAWSWLCLLPSAFHPAQVLLGVLVASSHKGCLQLRDQSGSLPCLLLAKHSQPLSDPRLIGASPEVPKPTLSFCVLGSWLGGTQRKEGTGWGLPEPQGNDDKDQKVHLIFFGASVRWFEFLHPGQVYRLVAPGPPTPMLFEKDGSSCISRRPLELAACASCLTVQDNWTLELESSQDIQDVLDANKALPESSLTDLLSDNLTDSLVSFSAEILSRTLCEPLVASLWMKLGNTGAMRRCVKLTVALETAGCEFPPHLDVYIEDPHLPPSLGLLPGARVHFSQLEKRVSRSHNVYCCFRSSTYVQVLSFPPETTISVPLPYIYLAQLLQRGQSPFQATTSCHIVSVFSLQLFWVCAYCTSICPQGKCSRLGPTCPTQTSVSQATIRLLVEDGTAEAVVTCRNHHVAAALGLCPREWASLLEFVRVPGRVGLQFAGPGAQLESSARVDEPMTMFLWTLCTSPSVLRPIVLSFELERKPSKIVPLEPPRLQRFQCGELPFLTHVNPRLRLSCLSIRESEHSSSLGALASSC from the exons ATGGCGGTTGGCTGGGCTCAGGTCTCTTCCTCT GAACAAGCCTGGCTTGAGGATGCTCAGGTCTTCATCCAAAAGACCCTGTGTCCAGCTGTCAAGCAGCCTCATGTCCAGTTGACTCCATTGGTAATTGATTGTGTGAAGACTGTCTGGTTGTCCCAGGGAAGGAATCAAGGTTCTACGCTGCCCCTCAGCTATAG CTTCGTCTCAGTACAGGACCTCAAGACTCACCAGCATCTCCCATGCTGTAGCCATCTGTCCTGGAGCAGTACTGCATACCAGGCCTGGGCCCAAGAGGCTGGACCAAATGGGAACCCCCTGCCCCGAGAGCAGCTGTTGCTTTTAGGGACACTAACAGACCTACCAGGGGACTTGGAACAAGAGTGCAGGAACGGAAGCCTCTATGTGAGAGATAACACTGGCGTCCTGAGCTGTGAG CTCATCGACCTGGACCTTTCTTGGTTGGGTCATCTTTTTCTGTTCCCCCATTGGAGTTACCTCCCTCCTGCCAGGTGGAATTCCTCAGGGGAGGGGCACTTGGAGCTGTGGGATGCCCCTGTGCCAGTGTTTCCTTTGACCGTCAGTCCTGGCCCGCTCACTCCTATCCCTGTCCTCTACCCAGAGAGTGCTTCCCGCCTGCTCAGGCTCAG aAACAAGCTCAGAGGTGTGCAGCGAAACCTGGCTGGGAATCTGGTTCGACTGAGTGCTCTGGTGAAAAGTAAGCAGAAAGCTTACTTCATCCTGTCTCTTGGTAGATCACCCCCAGCTGTCACCCACGTGTCTGTCATCGTGCAG GTCCCTGCCCAGCTGGTGTGGCACAGAGCCCTTCGGCCTGGTACAGCCTATGTGCTGACAGAACTGCGAGTGTCCAAGATCCGTGGTCAGCGCCACCATGTTTGGATGACCAGTCAGTCCTCCCGTTTGTTGCTGCTGAAACCAGAATGTGTGCAGGAGCTGGAACTGGAGCTGGAAGGACCCCTCTTAGAGACTGATCCCAAACCACTCCCCATGCCCAGCGTTTCCGAGGACGAGAAGGATCCAAAAGGTCTTGTCCGGTATTCTAGACTCCTGTCCTATTCG GGAGCAGTGACTGGTGTGTTGAATGAGCCCGCTGGCGTCTATGAGCTGGATGGGCAGCTGGGGCTCTGCCTTGCCTACCAGCAGTTCCGTGGCCTCAGGCGGGTGATGCGACCAGGAGTGTGTCTGCAG CTCCAGGATGTTCACCTGCTCCAGTCAGTGGGTGGGGGGACAAGAAGGCCAGTGCTCGCCCCCTGCCTCCGTGGCGCCGTTCTGCTTCAAAGCTTCTCTCGTCAGAAGCCTGGGACTCACTCATCCCGTCAAGCCTACGGGGCCTCCCTGTATGAGCAGTTGGTGTGGGAACGTCAGTTAGGACTTCCCCTCTACCTGTGGGCTACCAAGGCCCTGGAGGAGCTGGCCTGCAA GCTGTGTCCCCATGTGCTGAGACACCACCAGTTCCTGCAGCATTCCTCTCCTGGGAGCCCCGGCCTGGGACTGCAACTCCTGGCTCCTACCCTGGATCTTCTAGCTCCGCCAGGCAGCCCTGTTCGGAATCCGCACAGTGAGATCCTTGAAGAGCCACATCACTGTCCCCTCCAGAAA TACACTCGGCTGCAgactccctcctccttccccactctGGCCGCCCTGAAAGAGGAAGGACAGCGTAAGGCCTGGGCCTCCTTTGACCCTAAGGCCCTTCTGCCCCTCCCGGAGGCCTCGCACCTGTCCAGCTGCCAACTCAATCGCCGCCTGGCTTGGTCCTGGCTCTGTCTgctgccctctgccttccacccaGCCCAG GTTTTACTTGGGGTTCTGGTAGCTTCATCTCATAAAGGTTGTCTGCAACTTCGGGACCAAAGTGGCTCCCTgccctgcctgctcctggccAAGCACTCTCAACCCCTCAGTGACCCACGGCTGATAG GAGCAAGTCCAGAGGTGCCCAAGCCCACCCTCAGTTTCTGTGTGTTGGGGAGCTGGCTTGGGGGCACCCAGAGGAAGGAGGGGACTGGATGGGGGCTGCCCGAGCCCCAGGGAAATGACGACAAGGATCAGAAG GTTCACCTCATTTTCTTTGGCGCTTCAGTCCGCTGGTTTGAGTTCTTGCACCCGGGGCAAGTGTACCGACTCGTAGCTCCTGGACCCCCT ACACCAATGTTGTTTGAGAAGGATGGTTCATCCTGCATATCTCGGCGTCCTCTGGAGTTGGCTGCCTGTGCATCCTGCCTCACTGTCCAGGACAACTGGACTCTGGAGCTTGAAAGCTCCCAGGATATCCAAGATGTGCTGGATGCAAACAAGGCACTGCCTGAATCCTCACTGACCGACCTGCTCAGTGACAA TCTCACAGATTCCTTGGTGTCTTTCTCCGCTGAGATTTTGTCACGGACACTGTGTGAACCCCTTGTGGCCTCTCTCTGGATGAAGCTGG GGAACACGGGGGCCATGAGAAGGTGTGTGAAGCTAACCGTCGCTCTTGAGACTGCTGGCTGTGAATTCCCCCCTCACCTGGATGTATATATCGAAGACCCCCACTTGCCTCCCTCACTAGGGCTCCTTCCAGGAGCCCGGGTCCACTTTAGCCAGCTGGAGAAAAGGGTTTCCAG ATCTCACAATGTTTATTGTTGTTTCCGGTCATCCACTTACGTGCAGGTCCTGAGTTTTCCCCCTGAGACCACCATCAG CGTTCCCCTGCCCTACATCTACCTGGCTCAACTTCTGCAGCGTGGTCAGTCCCCATTCCAGGCCACTACCTCTTGCCATATCGTCTCCGTCTTCAGCCTTCAGCTCTTCTGGGTGTGTGCTTATTGTACCAGCATCTGCCCCCAG GGAAAGTGCAGTCGGCTGGGCCCCACATGCCCTACACAGACATCTGTAAGCCAGGCCACCATCAG GCTCCTGGTGGAGGACGGGACTGCCGAAGCCGTGGTGACCTGTAGGAATCACCATGTAGCAGCAGCACTAGGGCTGTGTCCTAGAGAGTGGGCCTCCCTCCTGGAGTTCGTGCGAGTGCCGGGCAGAGTGGGCTTGCAGTTTGCAGGGCCTGGAGCCCAACTTGAG TCCTCAGCCAGGGTTGACGAGCCTATGACCATGTTCCTCTGGACACTTTGTACTAGCCCCTCCGTCCTCCGACCTATTGTGCTTTCTTTTGAGCTGGAAAGGAAACCGTCTAAGATCGTCCCATTAG AACCTCCTCGGCTACAGCGATTCCAGTGTGGAGAGCTCCCTTTCCTGACTCACGTGAACCCCAGGCTCCGATTGTCCTGCCTTTCCATCCGAGAGTCAGAGCACTCCAGCTCTCTGGGGGCCCTTGCTTCCTCCTGTTAA
- the CTC1 gene encoding CST complex subunit CTC1 isoform X2: protein MAVGWAQVSSSEQAWLEDAQVFIQKTLCPAVKQPHVQLTPLVIDCVKTVWLSQGRNQGSTLPLSYSFVSVQDLKTHQHLPCCSHLSWSSTAYQAWAQEAGPNGNPLPREQLLLLGTLTDLPGDLEQECRNGSLYVRDNTGVLSCELIDLDLSWLGHLFLFPHWSYLPPARWNSSGEGHLELWDAPVPVFPLTVSPGPLTPIPVLYPESASRLLRLRNKLRGVQRNLAGNLVRLSALVKSKQKAYFILSLGRSPPAVTHVSVIVQVPAQLVWHRALRPGTAYVLTELRVSKIRGQRHHVWMTSQSSRLLLLKPECVQELELELEGPLLETDPKPLPMPSVSEDEKDPKGLVRYSRLLSYSGAVTGVLNEPAGVYELDGQLGLCLAYQQFRGLRRVMRPGVCLQLQDVHLLQSVGGGTRRPVLAPCLRGAVLLQSFSRQKPGTHSSRQAYGASLYEQLVWERQLGLPLYLWATKALEELACKLCPHVLRHHQFLQHSSPGSPGLGLQLLAPTLDLLAPPGSPVRNPHSEILEEPHHCPLQKYTRLQTPSSFPTLAALKEEGQRKAWASFDPKALLPLPEASHLSSCQLNRRLAWSWLCLLPSAFHPAQVLLGVLVASSHKGCLQLRDQSGSLPCLLLAKHSQPLSDPRLIGCLVRAERFQLIIERDVRSSFPSWKELSVPGFIQKQQARVYVQFFLADALILPVPRPSLHSATPSIPQTDPTSPEGPHLGQSRLFLLCHKEALMKRNFCVSPGASPEVPKPTLSFCVLGSWLGGTQRKEGTGWGLPEPQGNDDKDQKVHLIFFGASVRWFEFLHPGQVYRLVAPGPPTPMLFEKDGSSCISRRPLELAACASCLTVQDNWTLELESSQDIQDVLDANKALPESSLTDLLSDNLTDSLVSFSAEILSRTLCEPLVASLWMKLGNTGAMRRCVKLTVALETAGCEFPPHLDVYIEDPHLPPSLGLLPGARVHFSQLEKRVSRSHNVYCCFRSSTYVQVLSFPPETTISVPLPYIYLAQLLQRGQSPFQATTSCHIVSVFSLQLFWVCAYCTSICPQGKCSRLGPTCPTQTSVSQATIRLLVEDGTAEAVVTCRNHHVAAALGLCPREWASLLEFVRVPGRVGLQFAGPGAQLESSARVDEPMTMFLWTLCTSPSVLRPIVLSFELERKPSKIVPLEPPRLQRFQCGELPFLTHVNPRLRLSCLSIRESEHSSSLGALASSC from the exons ATGGCGGTTGGCTGGGCTCAGGTCTCTTCCTCT GAACAAGCCTGGCTTGAGGATGCTCAGGTCTTCATCCAAAAGACCCTGTGTCCAGCTGTCAAGCAGCCTCATGTCCAGTTGACTCCATTGGTAATTGATTGTGTGAAGACTGTCTGGTTGTCCCAGGGAAGGAATCAAGGTTCTACGCTGCCCCTCAGCTATAG CTTCGTCTCAGTACAGGACCTCAAGACTCACCAGCATCTCCCATGCTGTAGCCATCTGTCCTGGAGCAGTACTGCATACCAGGCCTGGGCCCAAGAGGCTGGACCAAATGGGAACCCCCTGCCCCGAGAGCAGCTGTTGCTTTTAGGGACACTAACAGACCTACCAGGGGACTTGGAACAAGAGTGCAGGAACGGAAGCCTCTATGTGAGAGATAACACTGGCGTCCTGAGCTGTGAG CTCATCGACCTGGACCTTTCTTGGTTGGGTCATCTTTTTCTGTTCCCCCATTGGAGTTACCTCCCTCCTGCCAGGTGGAATTCCTCAGGGGAGGGGCACTTGGAGCTGTGGGATGCCCCTGTGCCAGTGTTTCCTTTGACCGTCAGTCCTGGCCCGCTCACTCCTATCCCTGTCCTCTACCCAGAGAGTGCTTCCCGCCTGCTCAGGCTCAG aAACAAGCTCAGAGGTGTGCAGCGAAACCTGGCTGGGAATCTGGTTCGACTGAGTGCTCTGGTGAAAAGTAAGCAGAAAGCTTACTTCATCCTGTCTCTTGGTAGATCACCCCCAGCTGTCACCCACGTGTCTGTCATCGTGCAG GTCCCTGCCCAGCTGGTGTGGCACAGAGCCCTTCGGCCTGGTACAGCCTATGTGCTGACAGAACTGCGAGTGTCCAAGATCCGTGGTCAGCGCCACCATGTTTGGATGACCAGTCAGTCCTCCCGTTTGTTGCTGCTGAAACCAGAATGTGTGCAGGAGCTGGAACTGGAGCTGGAAGGACCCCTCTTAGAGACTGATCCCAAACCACTCCCCATGCCCAGCGTTTCCGAGGACGAGAAGGATCCAAAAGGTCTTGTCCGGTATTCTAGACTCCTGTCCTATTCG GGAGCAGTGACTGGTGTGTTGAATGAGCCCGCTGGCGTCTATGAGCTGGATGGGCAGCTGGGGCTCTGCCTTGCCTACCAGCAGTTCCGTGGCCTCAGGCGGGTGATGCGACCAGGAGTGTGTCTGCAG CTCCAGGATGTTCACCTGCTCCAGTCAGTGGGTGGGGGGACAAGAAGGCCAGTGCTCGCCCCCTGCCTCCGTGGCGCCGTTCTGCTTCAAAGCTTCTCTCGTCAGAAGCCTGGGACTCACTCATCCCGTCAAGCCTACGGGGCCTCCCTGTATGAGCAGTTGGTGTGGGAACGTCAGTTAGGACTTCCCCTCTACCTGTGGGCTACCAAGGCCCTGGAGGAGCTGGCCTGCAA GCTGTGTCCCCATGTGCTGAGACACCACCAGTTCCTGCAGCATTCCTCTCCTGGGAGCCCCGGCCTGGGACTGCAACTCCTGGCTCCTACCCTGGATCTTCTAGCTCCGCCAGGCAGCCCTGTTCGGAATCCGCACAGTGAGATCCTTGAAGAGCCACATCACTGTCCCCTCCAGAAA TACACTCGGCTGCAgactccctcctccttccccactctGGCCGCCCTGAAAGAGGAAGGACAGCGTAAGGCCTGGGCCTCCTTTGACCCTAAGGCCCTTCTGCCCCTCCCGGAGGCCTCGCACCTGTCCAGCTGCCAACTCAATCGCCGCCTGGCTTGGTCCTGGCTCTGTCTgctgccctctgccttccacccaGCCCAG GTTTTACTTGGGGTTCTGGTAGCTTCATCTCATAAAGGTTGTCTGCAACTTCGGGACCAAAGTGGCTCCCTgccctgcctgctcctggccAAGCACTCTCAACCCCTCAGTGACCCACGGCTGATAG GCTGCCTGGTGAGGGCAGAGAGGTTTCAGTTGATCATAGAGAGGGACGTGAGAAGCAGCTTCCCTTCCTGGAAGGAGCTGAGCGTGCCAGGCTTCATCCAGAAGCAGCAGGCCAG AGTCTATGTCCAGTTCTTTCTGGCTGATGCCCTGATCCTGCCTGTGCCCCGGCCCTCCCTTCATTCAGCAACACCCTCAATACCTCAGACAGATCCCACCAGCCCGGAGGGACCCCACCTAGGACAGAGCCGACTCTTCTTGCTCTGCCACAAGGAGGCCCTCATGAAGCGGAATTTTTGTGTCTCTCCAGGAGCAAGTCCAGAGGTGCCCAAGCCCACCCTCAGTTTCTGTGTGTTGGGGAGCTGGCTTGGGGGCACCCAGAGGAAGGAGGGGACTGGATGGGGGCTGCCCGAGCCCCAGGGAAATGACGACAAGGATCAGAAG GTTCACCTCATTTTCTTTGGCGCTTCAGTCCGCTGGTTTGAGTTCTTGCACCCGGGGCAAGTGTACCGACTCGTAGCTCCTGGACCCCCT ACACCAATGTTGTTTGAGAAGGATGGTTCATCCTGCATATCTCGGCGTCCTCTGGAGTTGGCTGCCTGTGCATCCTGCCTCACTGTCCAGGACAACTGGACTCTGGAGCTTGAAAGCTCCCAGGATATCCAAGATGTGCTGGATGCAAACAAGGCACTGCCTGAATCCTCACTGACCGACCTGCTCAGTGACAA TCTCACAGATTCCTTGGTGTCTTTCTCCGCTGAGATTTTGTCACGGACACTGTGTGAACCCCTTGTGGCCTCTCTCTGGATGAAGCTGG GGAACACGGGGGCCATGAGAAGGTGTGTGAAGCTAACCGTCGCTCTTGAGACTGCTGGCTGTGAATTCCCCCCTCACCTGGATGTATATATCGAAGACCCCCACTTGCCTCCCTCACTAGGGCTCCTTCCAGGAGCCCGGGTCCACTTTAGCCAGCTGGAGAAAAGGGTTTCCAG ATCTCACAATGTTTATTGTTGTTTCCGGTCATCCACTTACGTGCAGGTCCTGAGTTTTCCCCCTGAGACCACCATCAG CGTTCCCCTGCCCTACATCTACCTGGCTCAACTTCTGCAGCGTGGTCAGTCCCCATTCCAGGCCACTACCTCTTGCCATATCGTCTCCGTCTTCAGCCTTCAGCTCTTCTGGGTGTGTGCTTATTGTACCAGCATCTGCCCCCAG GGAAAGTGCAGTCGGCTGGGCCCCACATGCCCTACACAGACATCTGTAAGCCAGGCCACCATCAG GCTCCTGGTGGAGGACGGGACTGCCGAAGCCGTGGTGACCTGTAGGAATCACCATGTAGCAGCAGCACTAGGGCTGTGTCCTAGAGAGTGGGCCTCCCTCCTGGAGTTCGTGCGAGTGCCGGGCAGAGTGGGCTTGCAGTTTGCAGGGCCTGGAGCCCAACTTGAG TCCTCAGCCAGGGTTGACGAGCCTATGACCATGTTCCTCTGGACACTTTGTACTAGCCCCTCCGTCCTCCGACCTATTGTGCTTTCTTTTGAGCTGGAAAGGAAACCGTCTAAGATCGTCCCATTAG AACCTCCTCGGCTACAGCGATTCCAGTGTGGAGAGCTCCCTTTCCTGACTCACGTGAACCCCAGGCTCCGATTGTCCTGCCTTTCCATCCGAGAGTCAGAGCACTCCAGCTCTCTGGGGGCCCTTGCTTCCTCCTGTTAA